A window of the Halobacterium hubeiense genome harbors these coding sequences:
- the cysS gene encoding cysteine--tRNA ligase: MTLYVSNTLSGEREVFEPHDPEEVLVYTCGLTVSDNSHLGHARLWVQSDVMARWLAHVGYDVRHVQNFTDVNEKIVARTGEDDLGDTEQAVARHYIDSVIEDMRDLNLQRAAVYPRVSEHVPEIIDLVETLIEEGHAYEANGSVYFDVTSFEDYGKLSGQQVEEMEAQGPESEQSEKRNPADFALWKAGAVAPEDANEHRSDDLPPLEEPTGQTWESPWSEGRPGWHIECSAMSTAHLDDHIDVHVGGQDLVFPHHENEVAQSEAAAGEPFTKYWLHVRLLETEGEKMSSSLGNFFTTKNAIEEFGPNVVRMFLVSTSYTQRQTYSEETIQEAQQRWERLQRAYERASDAADSPDAYAKVESEELRGAVAEAREAFAAAMNDDFNTRAAVSALLELASAVHRYADDTERYDYRALVDAVETFEELGGDVLGFQFETVDGGEVELAGDLVELVLDIREDARDEGDYERADELRDRLESLGVTVEDTDEGATYRL; encoded by the coding sequence ATGACTCTCTACGTGTCGAACACCCTCTCCGGCGAGCGAGAGGTCTTCGAGCCACACGACCCCGAGGAAGTCCTCGTCTACACGTGTGGGCTCACGGTCTCCGACAACTCCCACCTCGGGCACGCTCGCCTCTGGGTGCAGTCGGACGTGATGGCGCGGTGGCTCGCCCACGTCGGCTACGACGTCCGCCACGTCCAGAACTTCACGGACGTCAACGAGAAAATCGTCGCGCGCACCGGCGAGGACGACCTCGGCGACACCGAGCAGGCGGTCGCGCGCCACTACATCGACTCCGTCATCGAGGACATGCGCGACCTCAACCTCCAGCGCGCGGCGGTGTACCCGCGGGTCTCCGAGCACGTCCCCGAAATTATCGACCTCGTGGAGACGCTCATCGAGGAGGGCCACGCCTACGAGGCCAACGGGTCGGTCTACTTCGACGTGACGTCCTTTGAGGACTACGGGAAGCTCTCGGGCCAGCAGGTCGAGGAGATGGAAGCTCAGGGACCGGAGTCCGAGCAGTCCGAGAAGCGCAACCCCGCGGACTTCGCGCTCTGGAAGGCGGGCGCTGTCGCCCCCGAGGACGCCAACGAGCACCGCAGCGACGACCTCCCGCCGCTAGAGGAGCCGACGGGACAGACGTGGGAGTCGCCGTGGAGCGAGGGCCGCCCGGGCTGGCACATCGAGTGCTCGGCGATGAGCACGGCCCACCTCGACGACCACATCGACGTCCACGTCGGCGGGCAGGACCTCGTCTTTCCCCACCACGAGAACGAGGTCGCGCAGAGCGAGGCCGCAGCGGGCGAGCCGTTCACGAAGTACTGGCTGCACGTCCGCCTGCTGGAAACGGAGGGCGAGAAGATGAGTTCGAGTCTGGGGAACTTCTTCACGACGAAGAACGCAATCGAGGAGTTCGGGCCGAACGTCGTCCGGATGTTCCTCGTCTCGACGTCGTACACGCAACGACAGACGTACTCTGAGGAGACCATCCAGGAGGCCCAGCAGCGCTGGGAGCGCCTCCAGCGGGCGTACGAGCGCGCCAGCGACGCCGCCGACAGCCCGGACGCGTACGCGAAAGTCGAGTCCGAGGAGCTCCGGGGCGCAGTCGCGGAAGCCCGCGAGGCGTTCGCGGCAGCGATGAACGACGACTTCAACACGCGGGCGGCAGTGAGCGCGCTGCTGGAACTCGCCTCGGCTGTCCACCGCTACGCCGACGACACCGAGCGCTACGACTACCGCGCGCTCGTAGACGCCGTCGAGACGTTCGAGGAACTGGGCGGCGACGTGCTCGGCTTCCAGTTCGAGACCGTCGACGGCGGCGAGGTCGAGCTCGCCGGCGACCTCGTCGAACTCGTCTTGGACATCCGAGAGGACGCCCGCGACGAGGGCGACTACGAGCGCGCCGACGAACTCCGCGACCGCCTCGAATCCCTCGGCGTCACCGTCGAGGACACCGACGAGGGAGCGACGTACCGGCTCTGA
- a CDS encoding DUF6517 family protein → MHRRTAVAVALAALIATSGCLGILGGDGLSFSASQATVSEDALQETGYEEVSVNESEITREFSAGGQSRNVTVTNWVAMYERTVSVPVLGEQRAAVFGAFASPEVSVVGQSFNPIDDYSERDLAQLAQQQYDGLSVGQTASTREATVLNKSTTVTKFEGTADISGQSIDVYVHVTKVKHDGDYVVAVAIYPQDLDGEQERVDALLDGLDH, encoded by the coding sequence ATGCATCGACGAACCGCGGTCGCCGTAGCGCTGGCCGCACTTATCGCGACCAGCGGCTGTCTCGGCATCCTCGGCGGGGATGGCCTGTCGTTCTCCGCGTCACAGGCCACCGTCTCCGAGGACGCCCTCCAGGAGACGGGCTACGAGGAAGTCAGCGTGAACGAGTCCGAAATCACTCGCGAGTTCTCCGCGGGCGGCCAGTCCCGGAACGTCACCGTCACCAACTGGGTGGCGATGTACGAGCGCACCGTGAGCGTGCCCGTTCTCGGCGAGCAGCGCGCCGCCGTCTTCGGCGCGTTCGCCAGCCCCGAAGTGAGCGTCGTCGGCCAGTCGTTCAACCCCATCGACGACTACTCCGAGCGCGACCTCGCGCAGCTCGCCCAACAGCAGTACGACGGCCTCTCCGTCGGGCAGACCGCGAGCACCCGCGAGGCGACGGTGCTGAACAAGTCCACGACGGTCACGAAGTTCGAGGGGACCGCCGACATCAGCGGCCAGTCCATCGACGTCTACGTCCACGTCACGAAGGTCAAACACGACGGTGATTACGTCGTCGCGGTCGCCATCTACCCGCAGGACCTCGACGGCGAACAGGAGCGCGTCGACGCGCTGCTCGACGGCCTCGACCACTAG
- a CDS encoding rubrerythrin-like domain-containing protein, whose product MVRSDSYTPPATSRYECTGCLSRFESDSHLVDCPECGEPVRNVAVPRE is encoded by the coding sequence ATGGTTCGATCTGATTCGTACACGCCCCCCGCGACCAGCCGCTACGAGTGCACCGGCTGCCTGAGCCGCTTCGAGAGCGACTCGCACCTCGTCGACTGCCCGGAGTGCGGCGAGCCGGTACGGAACGTCGCAGTCCCACGAGAGTGA
- a CDS encoding HVO_2922 family protein — protein MSATDSGDGVTGFYERQIGRAQTADEVYGYLVFVAGLVLGIVGILLFLPSESAGSLREYSVALGAAGFALLIAGPVIRLPLRRAATIAVYLGVLLCAAAIAWFLVVFPSQWQVATGHQGVISLYVVGIAIVGAGGVLVPLLTSTRTTEEAAAARERSEESQRRVEEVESELEAAERARDELEREVESIRTSQAQFELFEDKAGEFRWRLRHRNGNVIADSGEGYTAKHNAQKGMQSVRRNALGAASIHADDPAVEDESDLDDLPMLPDEAEQSQATFEVFEDEAGEYRWRLVHDNGNILADSGEGYTRRRDAERAIDGVRNNAGPAEYLTFDPTSFEIYRDVAGEWRWRLVHKNGNILADGGEGYSRRRDARRAVDRLQDRVGDADFDVYEDDAGEYRWRLRAENGNVVADSGEGYTRRGEAEDATERVSEYAPDADALDVGFAAFEVYEDAGGEWRWRLRHRNGNIIGDGGEGYSSRTKAHDAIESVKRDAPGAAVETE, from the coding sequence ATGTCAGCCACAGACAGCGGTGACGGCGTAACGGGCTTCTACGAGCGACAGATCGGGCGAGCCCAGACCGCCGACGAGGTGTACGGCTACCTCGTGTTCGTCGCCGGGCTCGTGTTGGGCATCGTCGGCATCCTGTTGTTCCTGCCCAGCGAGTCCGCCGGCTCGCTACGGGAGTACAGCGTCGCGCTCGGCGCGGCCGGGTTCGCGCTGCTCATCGCCGGGCCCGTCATCCGACTCCCGCTCCGACGAGCCGCCACGATAGCCGTCTACCTCGGCGTCCTGCTGTGCGCGGCCGCCATCGCGTGGTTCCTCGTCGTCTTCCCCAGTCAGTGGCAGGTCGCGACCGGCCACCAGGGCGTCATCTCGCTGTACGTCGTCGGCATCGCAATCGTCGGCGCCGGCGGCGTCCTCGTGCCGCTGCTCACGTCTACGCGCACGACCGAGGAAGCCGCGGCCGCACGAGAACGAAGCGAGGAGAGCCAGCGCCGCGTCGAGGAAGTCGAAAGCGAACTCGAAGCCGCCGAGCGCGCCCGCGACGAACTCGAACGCGAAGTCGAGTCCATCCGCACCAGTCAGGCCCAGTTCGAGCTGTTCGAGGACAAGGCCGGGGAGTTCCGCTGGCGGCTCCGCCACCGCAACGGCAACGTCATCGCGGACAGCGGCGAGGGCTACACGGCCAAGCACAACGCCCAGAAGGGGATGCAGAGCGTGCGCCGGAACGCGCTCGGCGCGGCGTCGATTCACGCCGACGACCCCGCCGTCGAGGACGAGTCGGACCTCGATGACCTCCCGATGCTGCCCGACGAGGCCGAGCAGAGCCAAGCGACCTTCGAGGTCTTCGAGGACGAGGCCGGCGAGTACCGCTGGCGGCTCGTCCACGACAACGGGAATATCCTCGCGGACAGCGGCGAGGGCTACACGCGCCGCCGCGACGCCGAGCGCGCCATCGACGGCGTCCGGAACAACGCCGGGCCCGCGGAGTACCTCACGTTCGACCCGACGTCGTTCGAAATCTACCGCGACGTCGCCGGCGAGTGGCGCTGGCGGCTCGTCCACAAGAACGGGAACATCCTCGCTGACGGCGGCGAAGGATACAGCCGTCGCCGCGACGCCCGCCGTGCCGTCGACCGCTTGCAGGACCGCGTCGGCGACGCCGACTTCGACGTCTACGAGGACGACGCCGGCGAGTACCGCTGGCGGCTCCGCGCGGAGAACGGCAACGTCGTCGCAGACAGCGGCGAGGGCTACACCCGCCGCGGCGAGGCCGAGGACGCCACCGAGCGCGTCAGCGAGTACGCGCCGGACGCTGACGCGCTCGACGTCGGTTTCGCGGCGTTCGAGGTGTACGAGGACGCGGGCGGTGAGTGGCGCTGGCGGCTCCGCCACCGCAACGGCAACATCATCGGTGACGGCGGCGAGGGCTACAGTTCGCGGACCAAGGCCCACGACGCCATCGAGAGCGTGAAGCGCGACGCGCCCGGCGCGGCCGTCGAAACCGAGTAA
- a CDS encoding cupin domain-containing protein, with translation MSNEPTADDVEVTDVDALAETPHAEVFETRDPRTVRLGLDAGESVPAHQHPDSMVVIYVLSGALELGLGDETYDLDAGDAVRFDGAQDVSPRAVEDAEALVVFAPKLR, from the coding sequence GTGTCCAACGAACCTACGGCCGACGACGTCGAAGTCACAGACGTCGACGCGCTCGCGGAGACGCCCCACGCCGAGGTCTTCGAGACGCGCGACCCGCGGACGGTCCGGCTCGGCCTCGACGCCGGCGAGTCGGTCCCCGCCCACCAGCACCCCGACTCGATGGTCGTCATCTACGTGCTGTCGGGCGCGCTCGAACTCGGACTCGGCGACGAGACCTACGACCTCGACGCCGGGGACGCCGTGCGTTTCGACGGCGCGCAGGACGTCTCGCCGCGCGCCGTCGAGGACGCCGAGGCGCTCGTCGTGTTCGCGCCGAAGCTACGGTAG